Proteins encoded in a region of the Triticum dicoccoides isolate Atlit2015 ecotype Zavitan chromosome 3A, WEW_v2.0, whole genome shotgun sequence genome:
- the LOC119269768 gene encoding putative 1-phosphatidylinositol-3-phosphate 5-kinase FAB1D isoform X1, which translates to MSKMCHAVESEEATMDGENNVLTCSDSCWYKCSHGIDSSGTNGEMEWLSMQTSSCGTPYSTPYGSPRFSRGSSSSSFASCFSSFGGSLMDTDSEEEIELLDTGQLHPDIFVSDEFMEQGEENLVKEEECEPSHTTVFNGGANIPIPADQNILSSQTQLETDQGATKENFDAGNVILDTNVSSEPDRDILTNDQLTGTQYGEEVTSLPMPGGEIVPLNEQVMDQVDSNKENTIVYNNILNAESGMKADADSENGIDCLYPLVLPSFETDPLIWLPPDPANKEEDVDTLANPDDDSDNDTKWGQSSLNLSFDEEGSNNSREDQLQKAMSEVMNGQFKILVSRFLAAEGFSLSDGATDNIWLDIVASLSWRAALLVKPDDNMGNAMDPGLYVKVKCIASGSCQQSEVINGLVFKKTAAHKQMRANIKHPKLLILKGDIGQFSTGLSSMNSMKQESEQLEKTLSDMIGKCRPDVILVEKAVSRNVNEYVQKQGVTLVSDMNIHRLERIALCTGSPIISLQDVRTKTNLIKQCESVNFKKFVEEHNLTVEDGRRSPKTFLFLEGFPKPMGCTILLKGSTSETLKKIKRVLHFTVFAAYHLILETSFFTDQRSFITEKNASRKEDCLKIDSQLHFPGSTCDEQYANMEELADTKNSMSQHLHDSEIKNSRDSDSQCIQSNSSRTDPDPSTDIIGDISYISSAESTSGDGFDGSNIAAAPEKLNTHKKEASGKKFKETFDDGTHTGTSTSLNPQTILISMSSQNIRNKAVCEQSHLSRITYYGNCDTSLGMHLQDTLLNEKHNCLSCGEPPEAHMYSYTHHDGTLTVLVKSLPLEEALSGEGQRRIWMWTRCLRCSGMPTPRVIISSSARNLSFAKFLELSFSTHSSAKKLSTCGHLLHRDCLRFFGLGSKVSVFRYSSIEIYSATKPPMTLQFHNPNRKDWLDVEVKSVLAEWKLLFSEIENTIQGLKSRYSGEAMGKNTNSSAYEGIFLEVGSMLAQERNVLEVSLKAFDHIARPETCAHEILSLNWLYQQLLLGFYVWDVRLYHLLQYIKLDGASSDNSNHKSISENELSSKNISVPIHGDTLSVLNIGVERLEATINSSDDVDNSRGGIISEKDQLTEKSPIKELGSSPGEVDENGSHQNVLPVKNDEHPAPARGNEIYPIAMPSKHLPVLQNLLDFMSDDTREWVWNKLSHLEMGYKKEIETGDLNKFHLINKYTPTSSSLTQLKCQMNLMHFVAGPCGNILSIVEEEISSIIAYALAISEDQGIYSEAAFEKDELLSRRKLDKVAPSNLARGTSMPSSVISSKESLEKDHSLLNNTSSLSYEESTSGFYDSFLSALKDMHPEICLNSEKLGLKSKYTVVSVYARQFYELRKICCPSELVYISSISRCKLWNAQGGKSNAFFAKSMDDRFIIKEIKKTEFDSFLKYGLEYFKHFSESQVSSNPTCLAKILGIYQVKEIRNGKEARTSFMIMENLLFGRNILRRYDLKGALFSRYVADSTNPESVLLDQNFIEDMRTMPIYIKGKTKNFMERALWNDTSFLCNMNVMDYSLFVGVDKQKKELVFGIIDYLRQYTWDKQLESWVKTSLVVPKNLSPTVISPKEYKLRFRAFMSQYFKSVPDG; encoded by the exons ATGAGTAAAATGTGTCATGCAGTTGAATCAGAAGAGGCAACCATGGATGGGGAAAATAACGTCCTTACCTGTAGTGATTCTTGCTGGTACAAGTGTAGCCATGGTATTGATTCATCAGGGACAAATGGTGAGATGGAATGGCTGAGCATGCAGACAAGCTCTTGTGGCACTCCTTACAGCACTCCTTACGGCTCTCCCCGTTTTAGCAGAGGAAGTTCTTCTTCCAGCTTTGCTAGTTGCTTTTCAAGCTTTG GTGGCTCCCTCATGGATACTGACTCTGAAGAGGAAATTGAGCTCCTAGATACCGGCCAACTTCATCCTGATATCTTTGTCAGTGATGAATTTATGGAGCAAGGAGAAGAGAATCTAGTAAAAGAGGAAGAATGTGAACCCAGTCATACTACTGTATTCAATGGTGGTGCTAATATTCCCATCCCGGCTGACCAAAATATTCTATCtagtcaaacgcagttggagactgaTCAAGGTGCCACCAAGGAAAATTTTGATGCCGGTAATGTCATCTTGGACACAAATGTATCTTCGGAACCTGATCGAGATATCCTGACCAATGATCAACTTACAGGAACACAATATGGTGAGGAGGTTACTAGCCTTCCCATGCCAGGAGGTGAAATAGTTCCGTTGAATGAGCAAGTTATGGATCAGGTTGACAGTAATAAGGAAAATACTATAGTTTACAACAACATATTGAATGCTGAGTCAGGCATGAAAGCAGATGCTGACTCTGAGAATGGAATTGACTGCCTTTATCCACTAGTTTTGCCCAGTTTTGAGACAGACCCTCTCATTTGGTTACCACCAGACCCAGCAAATAAGGAGGAGGATGTTGATACTCTTGCTAATCCCGATGATGATAGTGACAATGACACTAAGTGGGGTCAGTCAAGTTTGAATCTTAGCTTTGACGAGGAAGGAAGCAATAATAGCCGTGAAGATCAATTGCAGAAAGCAATGTCAGAAGTTATGAATGGGCAATTCAAGATCCTTGTTAGTCGTTTTTTGGCTGCTGAAGGATTCTCCTTGTCTGATGGAGCAACCGACAATATCTGGCTTGATATTGTTGCTTCGTTATCGTGGCGTGCTGCCTTACTCGTCAAGCCTGATGACAATATGGGAAATGCAATGGATCCAGGGTTGTATGTAAAGGTGAAATGCATAGCTTCAGGATCTTGCCAGCAGAG TGAAGTGATCAACGGTCTTGTTTTTAAGAAGACCGCCGCACATAAGCAGATGCGTGCCAACATTAAGCATCCTAAACTGTTGATTCTTAAGGGTGACATTGGTCAATTTTCCACCGGGCTATCATCAATGAATTCAATGAAACAG GAAAGCGAGCAGTTGGAGAAAACTCTCAGCGATATGATAGGCAAATGCCGGCCGGATGTTATATTGGTGGAGAAAGCGGTTTCACGAAATGTAAATGAATATGTTCAGAAACAAGGAGTTACCTTGGTTAGTGACATGAATATCCATCGCCTGGAAAGAATCGCTCTTTGTACTGGTTCTCCAATCATCTCATTGCAGGATGTTCGTACGAAAACTAACCTTATTAAGCAGTGTGAATCTGTCAATTTCAAAAAATTTGTTGAGGAGCATAATCTAACTGTAGAAGATGGAAGGAGGTCACCCAAAACATTTTTATTTCTAGAAGGTTTTCCGAAACCTATGGGATGCACA ATATTGCTAAAAGGATCAACAAGTGAAACATTGAAGAAGATTAAGCGTGTTCTCCATTTCACTGTCTTTGCAGCTTACCATTTGATCCTTGAAACATCATTTTTCACCGACCAAAGATCATTTATAACCGAAAAAAATGCTTCCCGTAAAGAGGACTGTTTAAAAATCGATTCACAGCTACATTTTCCTGGTAGCACTTGTGATGAGCAGTATGCTAATATGGAGGAGTTAGCCGACACTAAAAACTCCATGTCGCAGCATCTTCATGATTCCGAAATTAAGAATTCCAGAGATTCCGACAGCCAATGTATTCAGTCTAATTCATCGAGGACTGATCCAGATCCCTCGACAGATATTATTGGGGACATCTCATATATCAGCTCTGCTGAGTCAACTTCAGGTGATGGGTTTGATGGGTCAAATATTGCTGCTGCTCCAGAAAAATTAAATACGCATAAAAAAGAAGCATCTGGCAAGAAATTTAAAGAAACTTTTGATGATGGAACGCACACGGGGACTAGCACTTCTCTAAATCCTCAGACCATACTAATTTCGATGTCCAGCCAAAACATCAGGAATAAAGCAGTTTGTGAGCAGAGTCATCTTTCCAGGATAACTTATTATGGGAATTGTGACACATCTCTTGGGATGCATTTGCAAGATACTTTACTTAATGAG AAGCACAATTGCTTATCATGTGGTGAGCCTCCAGAAGCTCACATGTACTCTTACACCCACCATGATGGTACCCTCACTGTTCTTGTGAAAAGCCTTCCATTGGAGGAAGCACTTTCTGGTGAGGGTCAAAGAAGAATTTGGATGTGGACCAGGTGCTTGAGATGCAGTGGTATGCCCACACCGAGGGTTATAATATCTTCCTCTGCACGCAACCTCTCGTTTGCGAAGTTTTTGGAACTCAGTTTCTCAACACATTCTTCTGCTAAGAAGCTGTCAACATGTGGGCATTTGCTGCACAGGGACTGCCTACGTTTCTTTGG ATTGGGATCCAAAGTTTCTGTGTTCAGATACTCATCTATTGAAATATATTCCGCTACTAAGCCACCAATGACTTTGCAGTTCCATAACCCAAACAGAAAAGATTGGCTCGATGTTGAAGTTAAGAGT GTCCTTGCTGAATGGAAGCTACTCTTCTCTGAAATTGAAAACACTATACAAGGCTTGAAATCAAGATACTCTGGTGAAGCCATGGGGAAGAACACAAACAGTTCAGCATATGAGGGAATATTTTTGGAAGTCGGTAGTATGCTTGCACAAGAAAGGAACGTACTTGAG GTTTCTCTGAAGGCATTTGACCACATTGCAAGGCCTGAGACTTGTGCTCACGAGATCCTTAGCTTGAACTGGCTGTATCAGCAACTTCTTCTTGGATTCTATGTTTGGGATGTCCGTTTGTATCATCTTCTTCAGTACATTAAACTTGATGGCGCATCTTCAGACAATTCTAACCACAAAAGCATATCGGAGAATGAGCTGAGTTCTAAAAATATTTCCGTACCCATACATGGGGACACACTATCTGTCCTGAATATTGGAGTGGAAAGACTGGAAGCAACTATAAATTCTTCTGACGATGTTGACAATTCTCGTGGTGGCATAATTTCAGAGAAGGATCAGCTTACTGAGAAATCACCAATTAAAGAGCTTGGGTCTTCTCCAGGTGAGGTTGATGAAAATGggtcacatcaaaatgtgttaccagTTAAGAATGATGAACACCCTGCACCAGCCAGAGGCAATGAAATTTACCCTATTGCCATGCCAAGTAAACATTTGCCTGTATTGCAAAACTTGTTGGATTTCATGAGTGATGACACAAGAGAATGGGTCTGGAATAAGTTGAGTCACTTGGAAATGGGATACAAGAAAGAAATTGAAACTGGCGATTTGAATAAGTTCCATCTCATCAACAAATACACCCCAACTTCTTCATCACTGACACAACTCAAATGTCAAATGAATTTGATGCATTTTGTAGCTGGCCCCTGTGGTAATATTTTGTCAATTGTTGAGGAAGAGATATCTAGCATCATTGCTTATGCACTGGCTATATCTGAAGACCAAGGAATTTATTCTGAAGCTGCATTTGAAAAGGATGAACTTTTATCTAGAAGAAAGCTTGATAAGGTTGCACCTAGCAACTTGGCCAGAGGTACCTCTATGCCGTCATCAGTTATCTCTTCGAAGGAGTCTTTAGAAAAGGATCATAGCCTATTAAACAACACATCGTCATTATCATATGAGGAATCAACATCTGGATTTTATGATTCATTTCTGTCAGCATTAAAAGATATGCATCCTGAAATTTGTCTGAATAGTGAAAAGCTAGGTTTGAAGAGCAAATACACTGTGGTTTCTGTATATGCAAGGCAATTCTATGAGCTTCGGAAGATATGTTGCCCATCCGAGCTTGTGTATATTTCATCCATAAGCCGTTGTAAACTATGGAATGCACAAGGTGGTAAGAGCAATGCTTTTTTTGCGAAATCAATGGATGACAGATTTATCATAAAAGAAATCAAGAAAACAGAGTTTGACTCGTTCTTAAAATATGGTCTTGAATATTTCAAGCATTTTAGTGAATCTCAAGTCTCAAGTAACCCTACTTGCCTTGCAAAAATTCTGGGAATATATCAG GTCAAAGAAATTAGGAATGGCAAGGAGGCAAGGACTAGTTTCATGATTATGGAGAATCTTTTATTTGGCCGTAACATACTGCGTAGATATGATCTGAAGGGTGCTCTTTTCTCACGATATGTTGCTGATTCAACAAATCCAGAAAGTGTACTGTTGGATCAAAATTTTATTGAAGACATGCGTACCATGCCTATCTACATTAAAGGAAAAACCAAAAACTTCATGGAACGTGCTCTTTGGAATGATACATCCTTTCTATGT AACATGAATGTCATGGATTACTCCTTGTTTGTTGGAGTGGACAAACAGAAGAAGGAACTTGTATTCGGGATAATTGATTACTTGAGGCAGTATACCTGGGACAAACAACTGGAGTCGTGGGTGAAGACATCGCTTGTTGTCCCCAAGAATCTATCTCCAACAGTAATCTCTCCGAAGGAGTATAAATTAAGATTCAGGGCATTTATGTCTCAGTACTTCAAATCAGTTCCAGATGGTTGA
- the LOC119269768 gene encoding putative 1-phosphatidylinositol-3-phosphate 5-kinase FAB1D isoform X3, protein MSKMCHAVESEEATMDGENNVLTCSDSCWYKCSHGIDSSGTNGEMEWLSMQTSSCGTPYSTPYGSPRFSRGSSSSSFASCFSSFGGSLMDTDSEEEIELLDTGQLHPDIFVSDEFMEQGEENLVKEEECEPSHTTVFNGGANIPIPADQNILSSQTQLETDQGATKENFDAGTQYGEEVTSLPMPGGEIVPLNEQVMDQVDSNKENTIVYNNILNAESGMKADADSENGIDCLYPLVLPSFETDPLIWLPPDPANKEEDVDTLANPDDDSDNDTKWGQSSLNLSFDEEGSNNSREDQLQKAMSEVMNGQFKILVSRFLAAEGFSLSDGATDNIWLDIVASLSWRAALLVKPDDNMGNAMDPGLYVKVKCIASGSCQQSEVINGLVFKKTAAHKQMRANIKHPKLLILKGDIGQFSTGLSSMNSMKQESEQLEKTLSDMIGKCRPDVILVEKAVSRNVNEYVQKQGVTLVSDMNIHRLERIALCTGSPIISLQDVRTKTNLIKQCESVNFKKFVEEHNLTVEDGRRSPKTFLFLEGFPKPMGCTILLKGSTSETLKKIKRVLHFTVFAAYHLILETSFFTDQRSFITEKNASRKEDCLKIDSQLHFPGSTCDEQYANMEELADTKNSMSQHLHDSEIKNSRDSDSQCIQSNSSRTDPDPSTDIIGDISYISSAESTSGDGFDGSNIAAAPEKLNTHKKEASGKKFKETFDDGTHTGTSTSLNPQTILISMSSQNIRNKAVCEQSHLSRITYYGNCDTSLGMHLQDTLLNEKHNCLSCGEPPEAHMYSYTHHDGTLTVLVKSLPLEEALSGEGQRRIWMWTRCLRCSGMPTPRVIISSSARNLSFAKFLELSFSTHSSAKKLSTCGHLLHRDCLRFFGLGSKVSVFRYSSIEIYSATKPPMTLQFHNPNRKDWLDVEVKSVLAEWKLLFSEIENTIQGLKSRYSGEAMGKNTNSSAYEGIFLEVGSMLAQERNVLEVSLKAFDHIARPETCAHEILSLNWLYQQLLLGFYVWDVRLYHLLQYIKLDGASSDNSNHKSISENELSSKNISVPIHGDTLSVLNIGVERLEATINSSDDVDNSRGGIISEKDQLTEKSPIKELGSSPGEVDENGSHQNVLPVKNDEHPAPARGNEIYPIAMPSKHLPVLQNLLDFMSDDTREWVWNKLSHLEMGYKKEIETGDLNKFHLINKYTPTSSSLTQLKCQMNLMHFVAGPCGNILSIVEEEISSIIAYALAISEDQGIYSEAAFEKDELLSRRKLDKVAPSNLARGTSMPSSVISSKESLEKDHSLLNNTSSLSYEESTSGFYDSFLSALKDMHPEICLNSEKLGLKSKYTVVSVYARQFYELRKICCPSELVYISSISRCKLWNAQGGKSNAFFAKSMDDRFIIKEIKKTEFDSFLKYGLEYFKHFSESQVSSNPTCLAKILGIYQVKEIRNGKEARTSFMIMENLLFGRNILRRYDLKGALFSRYVADSTNPESVLLDQNFIEDMRTMPIYIKGKTKNFMERALWNDTSFLCNMNVMDYSLFVGVDKQKKELVFGIIDYLRQYTWDKQLESWVKTSLVVPKNLSPTVISPKEYKLRFRAFMSQYFKSVPDG, encoded by the exons ATGAGTAAAATGTGTCATGCAGTTGAATCAGAAGAGGCAACCATGGATGGGGAAAATAACGTCCTTACCTGTAGTGATTCTTGCTGGTACAAGTGTAGCCATGGTATTGATTCATCAGGGACAAATGGTGAGATGGAATGGCTGAGCATGCAGACAAGCTCTTGTGGCACTCCTTACAGCACTCCTTACGGCTCTCCCCGTTTTAGCAGAGGAAGTTCTTCTTCCAGCTTTGCTAGTTGCTTTTCAAGCTTTG GTGGCTCCCTCATGGATACTGACTCTGAAGAGGAAATTGAGCTCCTAGATACCGGCCAACTTCATCCTGATATCTTTGTCAGTGATGAATTTATGGAGCAAGGAGAAGAGAATCTAGTAAAAGAGGAAGAATGTGAACCCAGTCATACTACTGTATTCAATGGTGGTGCTAATATTCCCATCCCGGCTGACCAAAATATTCTATCtagtcaaacgcagttggagactgaTCAAGGTGCCACCAAGGAAAATTTTGATGCCG GAACACAATATGGTGAGGAGGTTACTAGCCTTCCCATGCCAGGAGGTGAAATAGTTCCGTTGAATGAGCAAGTTATGGATCAGGTTGACAGTAATAAGGAAAATACTATAGTTTACAACAACATATTGAATGCTGAGTCAGGCATGAAAGCAGATGCTGACTCTGAGAATGGAATTGACTGCCTTTATCCACTAGTTTTGCCCAGTTTTGAGACAGACCCTCTCATTTGGTTACCACCAGACCCAGCAAATAAGGAGGAGGATGTTGATACTCTTGCTAATCCCGATGATGATAGTGACAATGACACTAAGTGGGGTCAGTCAAGTTTGAATCTTAGCTTTGACGAGGAAGGAAGCAATAATAGCCGTGAAGATCAATTGCAGAAAGCAATGTCAGAAGTTATGAATGGGCAATTCAAGATCCTTGTTAGTCGTTTTTTGGCTGCTGAAGGATTCTCCTTGTCTGATGGAGCAACCGACAATATCTGGCTTGATATTGTTGCTTCGTTATCGTGGCGTGCTGCCTTACTCGTCAAGCCTGATGACAATATGGGAAATGCAATGGATCCAGGGTTGTATGTAAAGGTGAAATGCATAGCTTCAGGATCTTGCCAGCAGAG TGAAGTGATCAACGGTCTTGTTTTTAAGAAGACCGCCGCACATAAGCAGATGCGTGCCAACATTAAGCATCCTAAACTGTTGATTCTTAAGGGTGACATTGGTCAATTTTCCACCGGGCTATCATCAATGAATTCAATGAAACAG GAAAGCGAGCAGTTGGAGAAAACTCTCAGCGATATGATAGGCAAATGCCGGCCGGATGTTATATTGGTGGAGAAAGCGGTTTCACGAAATGTAAATGAATATGTTCAGAAACAAGGAGTTACCTTGGTTAGTGACATGAATATCCATCGCCTGGAAAGAATCGCTCTTTGTACTGGTTCTCCAATCATCTCATTGCAGGATGTTCGTACGAAAACTAACCTTATTAAGCAGTGTGAATCTGTCAATTTCAAAAAATTTGTTGAGGAGCATAATCTAACTGTAGAAGATGGAAGGAGGTCACCCAAAACATTTTTATTTCTAGAAGGTTTTCCGAAACCTATGGGATGCACA ATATTGCTAAAAGGATCAACAAGTGAAACATTGAAGAAGATTAAGCGTGTTCTCCATTTCACTGTCTTTGCAGCTTACCATTTGATCCTTGAAACATCATTTTTCACCGACCAAAGATCATTTATAACCGAAAAAAATGCTTCCCGTAAAGAGGACTGTTTAAAAATCGATTCACAGCTACATTTTCCTGGTAGCACTTGTGATGAGCAGTATGCTAATATGGAGGAGTTAGCCGACACTAAAAACTCCATGTCGCAGCATCTTCATGATTCCGAAATTAAGAATTCCAGAGATTCCGACAGCCAATGTATTCAGTCTAATTCATCGAGGACTGATCCAGATCCCTCGACAGATATTATTGGGGACATCTCATATATCAGCTCTGCTGAGTCAACTTCAGGTGATGGGTTTGATGGGTCAAATATTGCTGCTGCTCCAGAAAAATTAAATACGCATAAAAAAGAAGCATCTGGCAAGAAATTTAAAGAAACTTTTGATGATGGAACGCACACGGGGACTAGCACTTCTCTAAATCCTCAGACCATACTAATTTCGATGTCCAGCCAAAACATCAGGAATAAAGCAGTTTGTGAGCAGAGTCATCTTTCCAGGATAACTTATTATGGGAATTGTGACACATCTCTTGGGATGCATTTGCAAGATACTTTACTTAATGAG AAGCACAATTGCTTATCATGTGGTGAGCCTCCAGAAGCTCACATGTACTCTTACACCCACCATGATGGTACCCTCACTGTTCTTGTGAAAAGCCTTCCATTGGAGGAAGCACTTTCTGGTGAGGGTCAAAGAAGAATTTGGATGTGGACCAGGTGCTTGAGATGCAGTGGTATGCCCACACCGAGGGTTATAATATCTTCCTCTGCACGCAACCTCTCGTTTGCGAAGTTTTTGGAACTCAGTTTCTCAACACATTCTTCTGCTAAGAAGCTGTCAACATGTGGGCATTTGCTGCACAGGGACTGCCTACGTTTCTTTGG ATTGGGATCCAAAGTTTCTGTGTTCAGATACTCATCTATTGAAATATATTCCGCTACTAAGCCACCAATGACTTTGCAGTTCCATAACCCAAACAGAAAAGATTGGCTCGATGTTGAAGTTAAGAGT GTCCTTGCTGAATGGAAGCTACTCTTCTCTGAAATTGAAAACACTATACAAGGCTTGAAATCAAGATACTCTGGTGAAGCCATGGGGAAGAACACAAACAGTTCAGCATATGAGGGAATATTTTTGGAAGTCGGTAGTATGCTTGCACAAGAAAGGAACGTACTTGAG GTTTCTCTGAAGGCATTTGACCACATTGCAAGGCCTGAGACTTGTGCTCACGAGATCCTTAGCTTGAACTGGCTGTATCAGCAACTTCTTCTTGGATTCTATGTTTGGGATGTCCGTTTGTATCATCTTCTTCAGTACATTAAACTTGATGGCGCATCTTCAGACAATTCTAACCACAAAAGCATATCGGAGAATGAGCTGAGTTCTAAAAATATTTCCGTACCCATACATGGGGACACACTATCTGTCCTGAATATTGGAGTGGAAAGACTGGAAGCAACTATAAATTCTTCTGACGATGTTGACAATTCTCGTGGTGGCATAATTTCAGAGAAGGATCAGCTTACTGAGAAATCACCAATTAAAGAGCTTGGGTCTTCTCCAGGTGAGGTTGATGAAAATGggtcacatcaaaatgtgttaccagTTAAGAATGATGAACACCCTGCACCAGCCAGAGGCAATGAAATTTACCCTATTGCCATGCCAAGTAAACATTTGCCTGTATTGCAAAACTTGTTGGATTTCATGAGTGATGACACAAGAGAATGGGTCTGGAATAAGTTGAGTCACTTGGAAATGGGATACAAGAAAGAAATTGAAACTGGCGATTTGAATAAGTTCCATCTCATCAACAAATACACCCCAACTTCTTCATCACTGACACAACTCAAATGTCAAATGAATTTGATGCATTTTGTAGCTGGCCCCTGTGGTAATATTTTGTCAATTGTTGAGGAAGAGATATCTAGCATCATTGCTTATGCACTGGCTATATCTGAAGACCAAGGAATTTATTCTGAAGCTGCATTTGAAAAGGATGAACTTTTATCTAGAAGAAAGCTTGATAAGGTTGCACCTAGCAACTTGGCCAGAGGTACCTCTATGCCGTCATCAGTTATCTCTTCGAAGGAGTCTTTAGAAAAGGATCATAGCCTATTAAACAACACATCGTCATTATCATATGAGGAATCAACATCTGGATTTTATGATTCATTTCTGTCAGCATTAAAAGATATGCATCCTGAAATTTGTCTGAATAGTGAAAAGCTAGGTTTGAAGAGCAAATACACTGTGGTTTCTGTATATGCAAGGCAATTCTATGAGCTTCGGAAGATATGTTGCCCATCCGAGCTTGTGTATATTTCATCCATAAGCCGTTGTAAACTATGGAATGCACAAGGTGGTAAGAGCAATGCTTTTTTTGCGAAATCAATGGATGACAGATTTATCATAAAAGAAATCAAGAAAACAGAGTTTGACTCGTTCTTAAAATATGGTCTTGAATATTTCAAGCATTTTAGTGAATCTCAAGTCTCAAGTAACCCTACTTGCCTTGCAAAAATTCTGGGAATATATCAG GTCAAAGAAATTAGGAATGGCAAGGAGGCAAGGACTAGTTTCATGATTATGGAGAATCTTTTATTTGGCCGTAACATACTGCGTAGATATGATCTGAAGGGTGCTCTTTTCTCACGATATGTTGCTGATTCAACAAATCCAGAAAGTGTACTGTTGGATCAAAATTTTATTGAAGACATGCGTACCATGCCTATCTACATTAAAGGAAAAACCAAAAACTTCATGGAACGTGCTCTTTGGAATGATACATCCTTTCTATGT AACATGAATGTCATGGATTACTCCTTGTTTGTTGGAGTGGACAAACAGAAGAAGGAACTTGTATTCGGGATAATTGATTACTTGAGGCAGTATACCTGGGACAAACAACTGGAGTCGTGGGTGAAGACATCGCTTGTTGTCCCCAAGAATCTATCTCCAACAGTAATCTCTCCGAAGGAGTATAAATTAAGATTCAGGGCATTTATGTCTCAGTACTTCAAATCAGTTCCAGATGGTTGA